The sequence AAAAGCATGAACCTTAGACCGATCCTGCTCGGCGTCAACATCGACCACATCGCCACCCTGCGCCAGGTCCGCGGCACCGCGTATCCGGAGCCGGTGGAGGCGGCATTGCTGGCGGAAAAGGCCGGGGCCGACGGCATCACCGCCCACCTGCGCGAAGACCGCCGCCACATCCAGGATCGTGACATCCGCCTGCTGCGGGAACTGATCCACACCCGCCTGAACCTGGAAATGGCGGTGACCGACGAAATGATCGCCATCGCCTGCCGGGTCCGTCCCGATGCCTGCTGCCTGGTGCCGGAAAAGCGCGAGGAACTTACCACCGAGGGCGGGCTCGACGTGGCCAGCCAGTTCGAGCGGGTCCGGGCCGCCTGCCAGCGCCTCGGCGAGGCCGGCATCGAGGTGTCCCTGTTCATCGACCCGGACGAGGCCCAGATCGAGGCAGCCCACCGGGCCGGCGCGCCGGTGGTCGAACTGCATACCGGGCATTACGCCGATCTCAAGGGCGGGGCCAAAGCGCGGGAGCTGCAGCGGATCGAACAGGCCGCGCGCCTGGGGGACAGTCTGAATTTGCAAGTCAATGCCGGCCACGGTCTCAACTATCATAATGTCGAGGCCATCGCCCGGATTCCCGAGATCGTCGAGCTGAACATCGGCCACGCCATCGTCGCCCGCGCGGTGCTGACCGGCTGGGTCGAGGCGGTGCGGGAGATGAAGCGGCGGATGCGGGCGGCCCGGGCGGAAATGTTGACCGGGACGAACTGATTTGCCATATTGAGCCATTCCCGTTGGGGTGCTTGGGGGATGGCCTATGGAGCGCAAACCGATGAAACCGATGATTCAGGCCGACGATTCGCCGGCGGCCGACAATGAAGCCCTGCGGCAGGCCCAGCTTGCCATGCAGGAACAGCACCGCTTCGCCCGCCGCCTGGTGGGGGGATTGCTGGCGCTGATGCTGGTCTGGCTGGCGGCGTTGTTGTATTTCAAACAGCCCCAGTGGCTGAAGCTACCCAGCCCCGTCCAGGGTGAAACCGCGGCGAAGATGGATTCGGCCGCTCTGCCGCAGGCCAGCCAGGTGGTGGAAATGAACCGGGAGCTGGCCCGTCTGCAGCAGCAGCTGGGTTCTGCATTGACCCAGAGCCTGACCATTAAGCTGGAAGCGCTGGAGGAGCGCATCCGCCTGGGGCAGGCCGGCTTGCAGGATCTGGAATTGCTGCAGTCGATCCGGGAGGACATCCGCACCCTGAGCCGTCAGGCCGATGCCGGCCGTCTGCCGCAGACGACCGCACCTGGGGCCGACGGCCGGCTGCTGGCCGAATTGAGCCGCCTGGAAAGCCTACTGTATCTGACCCTGGGATCCTTCGCCTTGATCGTGGTCGCGGGGG comes from Methylomarinovum caldicuralii and encodes:
- the pdxJ gene encoding pyridoxine 5'-phosphate synthase, whose protein sequence is MNLRPILLGVNIDHIATLRQVRGTAYPEPVEAALLAEKAGADGITAHLREDRRHIQDRDIRLLRELIHTRLNLEMAVTDEMIAIACRVRPDACCLVPEKREELTTEGGLDVASQFERVRAACQRLGEAGIEVSLFIDPDEAQIEAAHRAGAPVVELHTGHYADLKGGAKARELQRIEQAARLGDSLNLQVNAGHGLNYHNVEAIARIPEIVELNIGHAIVARAVLTGWVEAVREMKRRMRAARAEMLTGTN